From Alphaproteobacteria bacterium:
GAGATCGCCGGATTGGTGCGATAGACGAACCACAGTTCGGGATAGGTCGCCGGCGGCAGGTTTTCCGGCGGGTCGTCGAGGAACATCCACGCCAGATGGGTGGGGCCGAGGGCCTGGCTCCATGGCGAGTTGGCGGCCAGCGGGACCAGCGTGCGATAGGCGTTGCGCACGTTGGGCCGCCCCTGCCAGTGATCGCGGTCGGTCGGATTGAACGGAAAGTCCATGAACCCGTCGGCGCCGGAGCGAACGCTCTCGAGACGATCGCTCATCGGGCGGTTGAGGCGGATTGTGGTACCGAGGGTGCCACCCGGAACCTCGAGCGCGCCGACCATGCACGCGAGCAGCGTCCGTGCCCAGCAGCATTCGTAGCCGCCCCAGCCGTTGTTGACCGTCTTGCCGAGGGTGATCGCCACCGGCCGGAAGGGGAGCTCGTGGCCGTCGATTTCGATGGTTTCGCCGACACAGGCATTGTCGAGATAGTCGGCGGCGACGCGGCGAACCGATGCCGCCGACACGTCGCAGATCGCGGCTGCCCACTCGGGTGTCCAGGGCGCGGCATGCTCGGCGAGAATGTCGAAGGCGGGCCGGGCGATCGCCGCGTCGTGTCGCCATATCGCCTCGTCGGGCCCGACCTCGATGGCGTCGACCTGATAGTGCCCGGAGAGCGCGGGTTGGGCCGCGGTATCGTCGAACGGCCTGGCGCTCTCGGTTTCGGTATCCCAGACCAGCGGCTTCTTGCTGTCGGGGTCCCGGAGGTAATAGCCGTTGGGCCCGACCAAATAGGGCGCGGCGGTACGCACCGCGAGGAAGTCGAGGTCGAGACGCGTGCGATCGGCTTCGTGCAACAGCACGTGGATCATGGCGAACATGAAGGCGGCGTCGGTCTTGGGCCGGATCGGCACCCACTCGGCGGAACAGGCGCCGGTCACCGACAAATGGGGCTCGACCTGAACGCGCTTGAGACCGCGCTCGCGTGCTTCGGCGTGGCGCCAGACGCCGGCGACCCCGCCCGACGCCTCGATATTGCTGCCGAAAGAGACGAGGTAACGGGTGCGGGGCGTGTCGGGGGTGACGACAAAGGCGCGGTGCCACAGCTCGCCATAGAGATGCTCCGAATGATAGCACTTCACGCCCTGGCCGCTGCCGATGCCGAAATCGATCGGCCCCCAGGCGGCCAGGAAGGCCGGTAGCGTGCCCATGTAGGATTGCGGCGTGCCGCCACCGCCGAAGCTTGCCGCCACCCGTGGATAGCCGGACTCGTCGAGCAGTCCGCGTTGGCGGATGTCGAGAAGCCGCGTGGCGATGTCGTCAAGTGCCTCGTCCCAGCTGATGGGAACGAAGCCGGGATCTTCGTGGCGCCCCTTCTTCGGATTGGTGCGCCGCATCGGGGTGAGGATCCGGTGCGGGTTGTAGGTCTTCTGAATCAGGCCATAGGCCTTGACGCAGACCTTGCCGCCGCCGGGATGCATGTCGGCGGCGCCGAAATTCGGCTCGACCTCGGTGGCGACGCCGTCTTCGACGGTCACGGTCAGCAGGTCAGGACCGGCCACGCATTGGTAGCACCAGGTCGGAACCTTGGTCACCGATCGGTCGGCGACGGTCATGCGGCGCGGGCCTTGGCGGCTTTTGCCGCAAGCCGTTGCTTGGTCTTCTCGAGGTCGATGATGAAGCGATGATGGCGGCAGTTCGCGACCGGCTCGACGGCATCATGGGCCGCGACAACGAGAACGCATCCACGGCCGTCGATTTTCTCCAGGACGGCCGTAATGTCGACCCACATGCCCTCGGGCGTCGCCGCGATGTGGTCGATCTCGACCCGCGTGCCGACCGAGTCTTCGCCGGAATCGAGGTGGTCGAGCAGCAGGTCGCGACAAAGCGCTTCGATGTCATTGACGAGCGCGGGAGTGGAATAGACGCGGTCGTCGTCGCCGATGAATCCGACCGTGCGATCGCGGTCCACCGTGATGCGTTCTGTTTTCGATATGCCCGCTACCAGTGACGCTTTCATTTTGTGCCTCTCATTCAAATCGAACGGATTTCCAGTTCCCTGCCGTGTCGCGTCCGCTAAACCCATATTTCCGCACTTCAATACCGATTTCGGTGTAGACTCTTCAACGCGACCGTCACCAGTATGTTTCAAACGGAGGAATCGGGTCTTTGATCTTGATCAATCCGCGCCCCAGCAGGACCGGGATTTTGCCCGCGATCAATGACCATGGCGTCTAAACCGCCGCAGCGAACGGCCGCCCATCGCATCCGGGACGGGGTCGCCGCCGACGTGACCGCCGTCATCCGGCTCGATGCGCAGGTGACCGGCGTCGCGAAAACGGGATATTGGCACAATCTCTTCGAACGCTATCTCGGCACCCGTCAGCGGGGCCGCTACGTGCTGGTCGCCGAAACCGGGTCCGGTGACGTCGTTGGATTCATTATCGGCGAGGTTCGTGCCTGGGAATTCGGCTCGGCGCCGTGCGGGTGGGTGTTCGCGGTTTCGGTGGCGCCGGGCCTTCGCCTCGAGGGCATTGGCAGCGACCTCTTCGATGCCATATCGGAACGTTTTCGCGCCATCGGCGTCGACAAGATCCGGACCATGCTTTCGCGGGACAATCATCTGCTGATGTCGTTTTTTCGCAGCCACGGGATGATGGCCGGTCCTTATATCCAGCTCGAGAAACCCCTCGACGAGGAATTCGTTGCCGTATTCCGCACAGGGGAGATCGCGCGATGAAGCTGCAGATTTCCAGCCGGCTCGCCGTCTATGCGGTCCTCGAACTCGCCGCCGAGCCGGGCCGGCAGCTATCGGCGACCGAGATCGGCGAGACTTACGGCATCTCGACCCACCACCTGTCCAAGGTGCTGCATACGCTGGGCCGTGCCGGTCTGGTCAGGTCGGTGCGCGGCGCCGGCGGCGGCTAT
This genomic window contains:
- a CDS encoding molybdopterin-dependent oxidoreductase, which gives rise to MTVADRSVTKVPTWCYQCVAGPDLLTVTVEDGVATEVEPNFGAADMHPGGGKVCVKAYGLIQKTYNPHRILTPMRRTNPKKGRHEDPGFVPISWDEALDDIATRLLDIRQRGLLDESGYPRVAASFGGGGTPQSYMGTLPAFLAAWGPIDFGIGSGQGVKCYHSEHLYGELWHRAFVVTPDTPRTRYLVSFGSNIEASGGVAGVWRHAEARERGLKRVQVEPHLSVTGACSAEWVPIRPKTDAAFMFAMIHVLLHEADRTRLDLDFLAVRTAAPYLVGPNGYYLRDPDSKKPLVWDTETESARPFDDTAAQPALSGHYQVDAIEVGPDEAIWRHDAAIARPAFDILAEHAAPWTPEWAAAICDVSAASVRRVAADYLDNACVGETIEIDGHELPFRPVAITLGKTVNNGWGGYECCWARTLLACMVGALEVPGGTLGTTIRLNRPMSDRLESVRSGADGFMDFPFNPTDRDHWQGRPNVRNAYRTLVPLAANSPWSQALGPTHLAWMFLDDPPENLPPATYPELWFVYRTNPAISNWDGPGLVDKMARFPFVVAFAYTDDETNHMADILLPERTDLESDQLIRIGATKYVEQFWDCQGYALRQAAVAGRGDTRDMTDIATELARRTGLLADYNAAINKGTAGVALSGDGYDYSLDPDTAYPAETIWDRSCLAASAELGGGDGEGLDWFREHGYRVVPFSELNWYLYPSMVEKGLRFELPYQERLLRIGRELANRLHDHGIEWWDAQLDEYSALPAWKDFPGLWMKEAGDADGDVADYPFWLLTARSMQYAWGGNAGIQLMNEVAGNVAGHGGVVINAGRAAELGIADDDMVEVRSALRATRGRAILRQGIRPDTLLMIGQFDHWKTPFAKDLATPSLNTVAPMSMGLTDATGSGADLVRVAVEPLGTRR
- a CDS encoding LysR family transcriptional regulator, with the translated sequence MKASLVAGISKTERITVDRDRTVGFIGDDDRVYSTPALVNDIEALCRDLLLDHLDSGEDSVGTRVEIDHIAATPEGMWVDITAVLEKIDGRGCVLVVAAHDAVEPVANCRHHRFIIDLEKTKQRLAAKAAKARAA
- a CDS encoding GNAT family N-acetyltransferase; protein product: MASKPPQRTAAHRIRDGVAADVTAVIRLDAQVTGVAKTGYWHNLFERYLGTRQRGRYVLVAETGSGDVVGFIIGEVRAWEFGSAPCGWVFAVSVAPGLRLEGIGSDLFDAISERFRAIGVDKIRTMLSRDNHLLMSFFRSHGMMAGPYIQLEKPLDEEFVAVFRTGEIAR